The DNA sequence ACCCCAAACACATTCAGCTGGATGATGGTAGTACCAAACGGCAAGCGAGGATGAGATCCACAGGTCAACCGTGAAGTGTGGCGAAACAGAAGTACAGGAAAAATTGAATAGTGCGTGAGTGGCTGGAGCAGCTTCTCCAAACATCTCCCGCCATCTTTTCAGTTTTTCTCACGCTCTCACGCACAGCTGTGTCTCTCAGAACCTCTGGCCTTAGACATTAGTGTGCCAACCTTCCTACCTGATTCAAATGCTACCTTAATTACACGACAATATCATCCCCAAGACAGTACAGGAGACATCAACAATTGCACGCACGTACAACAACGCACTTCTAGTAATGGGTGTACCACCTTCACCAGCAATTCTGTCTCAACCCCATTCCCTCTCTTCAACAACCCCCGCAACTGCTCTACTTCTTCATCTCCTGTAATCCATTATTACCTATTaccacctctctctctctgcaacTACTGCCATCGCAGCATCACACATCTATCGCATAGGAACGCATCGGGATTCTACTATTCTGCTTAGAATACTCGCCTCCAATTTTGACAGAATCATTTGaactcctctctctctctttctctctctctctctctctctctctctctccatccctaacgcccccccccctcgcctTTCCATACCCCTCCCTTCACTCACAACACGGCAAAATTGACTACCTGAAATTAAATACCGATCGCGTTGTCATCAATGCACGATggatgctgatggtggtgtcgatgggaaaaaaaccaaagataggaaaaaaacataagctATAAAAGGTGCTGTGGTGTGACGTCTCGCTTGTACAATCTGGTTCGCATTTGAAATGGCAGTACAGTAGCAAAGCGAAgggaacaaaaccaaaaaacaaaccaaataaaaaaaaacaaacaaacaaacaaaatgctaAACTTTGTAGCATCTGCAAAAACTGAACTGAACGCATCCACTCGCATATTCCAACACCAGCGGGCAGCGGACCGTGCCGCGCGTGCCGCCGGAACCGTGTATCGGGTCGTGGCCGGCACCGAATCGCTGACGACCGCGCTAGAGACCGACGACAGTAATGACGATGGACATTCCACTTCCTCTTCTGCCACCTCTCATAGCCACTCTCCGGTAATTAGACCCTTCAATTAATACCatcaaaagaacaaaaccaatacaacaacaacaaaaaaagaaagcaaccaCCCGTTCCCTTCAAAATCCCGTCCAATTTCCATCCCTCtacttcccccccccctcctccccccttcCTCCGACCCTTTCTTTACTTTCCAAACAGTATCCAAAAAACAAAGCCCAACTTCAACTTTCCGTTCTTGTTTAACCATTTGTACTCCGCGAAAAGCTATCTGACTTTTCCCTCCCTGTTCCCCTCCCATCCTCTGGTCCCCTAAATTAATCATTACTGTAAAgccttttttccctccctttcGGACCTTGTGCTCACGCTTCATGTTTTAACGCGTTTCCGTACCTGTTCCGTGTTCGGTCTGAccgatccggttcgaaggactaaATTTTGTACCTCATGTCATACTTCACGTATACGTCGCTCACAGTTGTACATAAAATTATCTTCAGTGCCGTCCTTCTATTCGTTTCCCCTCAATTCAattttctctttcactctctttctctatctctctattgTAACGTTTTAGATTTTAGACATAAAAAAatgtgatttattttattgaaaacacTCCAATCGGATGCTctttatttctctctttctctctatcccCCCATTTCTATcgttctctctatctctctctctttatcttttcatttccttttctctcttctcACCGTTTGCAAAAACTGCTTCTTTACACGGCACGCTGTGGAATGATCCTCTGTCATAGTATTGTCACAGGTTTACTAATTAATCTCAATCATATCATCAAGGTTAACACGTGTTCAGTTACTCAAATTTGTTTCATCCTCTATTACTCGTTATTATGTCTTGAGCTTTTACTAGATGTTCTACATTGTCCCATTGTCTCTGCTTTACATTCCCTCTCACTATTCTTTTGTACTAAGCTGCCATAAACTATCCCTCTAATATGTATACTAATCCTTAAGAAACTCTTGCTGCTCCGATTTCCGTTTTCCAGATATCTTACGAGCTTGTTATCTTAATCGCCCGAGCATACAACACTCTCTCTGCCTACTCGACTTAGCTTAAcagctctccctctctctgtctgtctctctaCCTACACCGATCTAATTCCCTTACCAACTCATTCAGTTACCATTGTACACCTTTAACCAAATTAATCCAGTGCCTGCCGTGAAATGCAATACTGTTTTTACGTGCTATCGCCACTTTTCACCCTCTATGTCCCACCTTCCTATGTTCCCAAATCTTCCCTAGCTCCTAGACCCTTTACCCTATTCCCTCAAATCCTGTCGCAAACGATCCCCAACTGACTATCGAAACGAACCTAAAATATGGAAGAATATTGCCAAACGCGCCCGCCCAAATCAGTAGCCGTTTAGAGCTCCTTTCATGATACATGACTTTGACCACCATTACTGCGCCGGTGAAGTGTATGCCGaacgaacgagagagagaaaaaaaacacgtatcCCTCAACCTTACGTCAACGTACTGGATATCTTCGTAAAACAAAGCGCGAAAATCAAATAGAGCAGTCCTGCCTGTCCCCAAAAAATTGCAGCCCCGAAGCGGATAATGCGTAACCTTAGCAAATAGTACAACAATAGTGGCCTTCACAGTGTTTCACGCACCACATTTCCCTATCCTTTCGCTCACATGACTTGTTGagaatttcaaattatttatgtaaCCATGttccgtgtgtgtatgtgtgtgagttagTGTGAATGTTTATATGCATGTGGCTGAATGTGTGGATGTATTAACGTTTGCGTGGTATGTTCTTCGCTTAGTAGTCTGGTAGTGTTCCTCATAGAGCGGGTTTCCTACCAGTGATCGTACAATCGATGTAATACCCTGTTTCTAAATGACCATCAGCACACCTGCGCATGTAATTGTACATACAAAAAATCTTACATTTAATAAGAAGGTCTTCGACTCGCTCCCATTAACACCACTGTCATTGCTCCTACAGTCGCTTTTATGTTGCGCGTGAGACACTAAACCTTGTCCCTGTACTagctttctctttttcttacTAATCCATACTGTGCCCATATTCCCACTAATTCCCATCATCGTGCCGAATTCCccctctctcttcctctctttctctctctctttctctctctctctttctctcctgcCTGTCATTCTtctctttcattctctcttcctctcgaTTTCTCTGACTCTTAATCCATCTCATTGCTTCATTTGCGTTCAACCAAGCGCGATCCGAAACCAACGCCATGTTACATCATTCTATTAGCTAAGCTAGAGATCCTTTTGACACGTTCACCCTCACTGCACGGCCTTCACTGATTCCTTCTTCACGATCCGCTCACGTTGCAGCTTGTCTCGGGCAGCTCCGGCACGGAACAGAGCGACGAGAAGGCTCACTCCCCGGACGACCACGACCTCGGCAAGGGAGACGGCTACACCGAGGGCATTCCCGGACCGGTGACGCGCCTGTTCGTGCTGGCCAACCGTGGTCTCTCCAACCTGATCCAGGATCTGATTCTGGTAAGCTCCAACAGCCGTCCGCTGCTGCGTCACGACCTGCCCCTCCCTTGTACACGGCATCACACCCTCACACTCATCGTGCAATCACCTTACATTCCCATTTTTGTGCCTcccctttctttttcttccacaGCGAATCGCACAAACCAGTGAACGAGTGGTTAACTTTAAAGCACGCCTAATTACGTCACTCATCTAAGATGGTttctaagtgtgtgtgtgtgtgggtggttgTGTTAGCGGATGGCCAAAACGGGGCGAAGGATCTACCATTCTTCGGCGTCCACAATTGCCTTCCCGACTCCTGTTCACCGACACTTACTCCCTACTAGCTCCTCTTCATCCTAGCTCCTTTTCGTGAcctgatcatcatcattgccggaaaaaaagagaacaaacaaaaacatccacCAACCTATCCAACATCTTAGTAACCTTACATCAGGCATCTTCCCCAACCACTGGGATATCCCTTGTCATAGCGTGCAGCTTATGCCGTCCAAACCGTAGGCGCCTACCCCCGAACCCGGGGAATGTTCCCTTCATCCCGATCATATAGTTTCTCCTCAAGCGCACATCGCATACCGTTATTCCCTCTCATCGTTACGTCCTATTTGTTGGTAGCAAAACAAGAACGCACCCATAAAACTCCTCTTGCAAGATCGTCAGTACCGTGTGGTCGCGACCCATACTCAATGTCAGTCACCTCTTGTCGCAATGTCAGTCAACGAAAGGCAACGAAACCTAAGCGTTGCTTTGAGTTTTTTCCAGATTATTTTTGTATAACCCTAGGAGACAATCTGTCACCCTTGCAGACAGTTTGCTCCAGCAAAATGTGTGGTCTCAGTCTCAGCATAATGTGCTTGTCAAAATATGTATCTGCAGCCGATGCTGTTCGAGGCGAGCAGTCCCGCCCTACCGACGCTGCCCTCCCTTGACATCTCGGGCACAATGACGGGCATTTCGAATGAAATCACCAACGATACGCAAGCGATTGTGAACGAGCTGCAGAAGGAGGTCGCGGTGCTGAAAACGTTGGCAGCACCGATCGACATTGGACTGGCGCCCGGGCTGCAGAGTCTGGTGTCGTCGGGCTTTGGTGTGATTCCCCCGCCTGAGCAGCCAACGACACCGACGACCGTGTCGGATGGCAAGCCAGACACACTCAAAGAGCAGAGCACACCGCCGCCATCCCAACCAGACGAACCGGCGCCCTTCTCACTGACGTCTATTTTTGGATTCTAGTGCATCGTTGAGTGTTTGATTTGCTGAAAGCGAAGTGAGTCCCCGGTTCGGTGAGGTACTCACTTCGCTTTGTTCTGTGTTTGATGCTTGATGTATGGCGACTACATCAGTTGCAGACGACATTGCTACTACCAATCACTACCAATCGCAAAGTCCTAGGACGAACAAGCAGAGCCGGCCCAAGATGGTGTACAGCTTCACGTAAGGCATCAAGGGTTTGGTCAGGAACACACATCAACATCGCAGGGGAGGATGTACTACgcatagtgtgtgtgtgttgttaggATTAACTTTCCGGCAAAGGAGCAAAACAGGATAACTTCTTAGATATTTTCAATTCATACACATCAACCACCATCACGAAATGCGACGGCTCTAAGCATGTAGGTTTTAGTGCGCCGCATCAGTGccttttgtaaatatttgtcAATTTTCATCTCTTCATCTTTCtgttcttttcattttctatttcttttctttttcttactTCCTTTCTATCTTTCTTTAGTCTCTTATCTTTTCTTACCATCATCTTCCTTCACTGTGCTGTTACTGTTTTCATAAActgtctttctttttttctgttctcttTGCTCTTTCGACACATTCGTTTGTTTATActtggcaaaacaatttcctcGCTAGTAATTTATTCACTCTTCTGAGGTAAACAAAGCATCTTcacttgtttttcttctcgttgTGAACTGTTTCCACCctttggtttcctttttttcactcTATCACACTACTTCTACTGTTTTCTACTTTCTTTCCTTTATCTCTATATGCTCTATGCTCTATGCTCTATGTCTTCTTCGATCATCCacattaaataaaatgaaatcaaatttaCGGAAATGTATCATACTAGGCGTTTGTTTGTGGAATTGTAGGCAAGGAATAATGtaatgaatttttattttatttttattattattttttggatGAAGGTGACACTATTATTCAACTGAGATTGTGTAGGGTTTTCCTTGGAATcgtgtatttttctttctctcacctTGTTAGGTTACACTTATTGCTCAATAACGCTAAAGCAACGGCTTCCATTAGAAATTCAGTCACAGAAACAGCAACATCCACGCCACACGCATGTGGCGTGGGAAGTATCGCTAGGTTACCTTTCTTTCAGCCCCTTTTAACCTCACCAGACTAGCCCTGTTCCATTGTTTCtgctatttgtttttgtctaGCAAATGCCTTCAGCCTTCTACGCGCTGCTATTACGATCTAGAAAAATAAagtgattattttttattactgaacaaaaaaaaacactaaggaagaaggaaagcaacaacttttgaaaaaaaagcataactaTCAATACTATATTATTTACGTATGTATGTTGTAATGGCGGACAATTTTTAGTTCTTATGGAAAGGCGGAAAGAAGGAAgcgaacaaattaaataaaaaaaaatgaaattatttaaatgcgcTGTGTTACATTTTCTTATCTTTGGTGCTCTAAATATATCACCGAATATTACGGATCTTTCCATTGCAGCTAGCATTCTTCTCCCATGGTTAACCAATTCTGAACACACTAATAAAATCGGGTATGTATCAATTCGCCGCAATCTAGTAAAGCAGTAAACTTGCAtctttttgcaaacaaatttaTGAAGAAAGACCTGCGCTATGTATTTGGAAGTACAGCGCAGCTTTGACCACTTAGTATCGAAGGAATCAGTTACTGAACTGGAAAAAGCACTGTTTCGATTCCATGATCAGAACAAAGTTACATTTCAcgaataaaaccaaaaacaatttcaagaTCGATTCACTATCAAATCCAGGACCAGTATGATTTCACTATCATTTCTAGGAGCCGTTCGGGTTTGGTTGTAGCAATAAACGGCGAATTCGAATTGATATTCCGAATATCGCCTCCGACATGCAAATTCTCGCCTAGGAGAATGCGTTTCTCCCACACAATCACAAGCTCTTTTTATCATATTGATCTCAACGCGAACGAATCCGATCCGCCTCCGATAAATTCGAAATCGATTGAAACATTTGGTTTACGTTGGAAATGATACCCTTTTGATGCATATTCTCAAACTCTTAGTTGGTGACTAACTTCCAGGTGAGCTTCTTTCTCTGGAATTAAGCTTCTCGTTTATTTTCTCagaatttgaaaattttaagACTTACTCAAGAACTTCTATTACTAGTTGCATTAGTTGCAACAACAGGGTTTATTTATCAATTCCAAGACAGCTTTGAATTTTATATCAGTTTCAGTATCAATACCAGGACTGATATGGGTCtagtatcttcttcttctttggcacaccaaccgttgtcggtcaaggcctgcctgtactcactggtgaagtgagcttggctttctttGACTTATTGCTACCAtggcaggatagtcagtcctacgtatggggacacggtctatacggggcttgaacccatgacgggcatgttgtcgtaCGAGATgaagactgtaccaccagaccggcatGGTGTACAGTGTAGTGATAGTGATGGATAAAGTtagcaaaaatccggagtcgactccgatccgactccgataaattcgAAATCGACTCCAGAAGGTAGGGCCGTCCtgcattatccggagtcgtctggagttgtccggagtcattcggagtcatccagaggtATTCGGAGTCGgccttcgaaacaaaggcctTTATACGAAGTGCACGCACaaaataaaagacaaaaaacacaacgaaatgaaatacCTGATGACAAGCTCATTAAACCGCACGGTTCCTGTTGACTCCGATCGATTCCGACTTCGATAgactctagacgactccgaatgactccaactccgatggcctccggtcgactccggatgactccgaacgactccgagcgactccgactccgggcggatctagtggttccattttgatGGCGTctgaatcggactaacaatactCGGAGtcagatcggagtcgtgggtgcgctccagagagcacatcactagtccAGTATCAATTCATGGGCTGGTACAAGAACGGTTCCAGAAATCATATTGGATCATTATCCATTCCAAGACAGACAGGGATTCGTGAACAGTTTGAGGACCGGCATGAATTAAGTATCAGTTCCCAACGCCGGTATGGGTTTGCTCTCCATTCCAGCACCTGATATCCCTTTCAAGAGACATACGGATTTGTCAACAATTCCAGGACCATTATCGGTTCGGGATCAGATCCAGTACCGGTAGGACTTcaatatcagttccaggaccagtaGGGTTTGTGATTGGTCAGAGTACCGGCATGAGTTCAGTGTCAATTCCAGTAACGATATGGTGATTAGTTCCAGGACTGGTAAGTGATCATTATTTGTTCCAGGACCTGTATGGGTCCAATATCAGTTTAAGAACCGGTATGTGTTTTAGTATGAGTTATAGTACCGGTATGAGTTTACTATCAGTTCCAAGACCAGTATGGGATCGTATGAGTGTGGGTTTTAGTATGAGTTATAGTACAGGTATGAGTTTAGTATCAGTTCCAAGACTAGTATGGGATCAACTCTAGGACCATTATGACTATGGTTCCAAGACTAGTATGGATTGGTGACCAATGTCAGTACCTTTACGGATTCATGATCAGTTCTGGTATCGGTATGGGTTCGTGATCAGTACCAGGACTGTCATGCGATCAACGTTTGATCCAGGACCTAATCAGAAGAAGTATCTTTTGAAGTGCAACTTGAATTCAATAGCTTTTGGGAATACCGTTGCCTAGCTCTGTATCCTTGCCTCATTGATTCGTTTTCTTAAAAATATTGTGCGGATTTATGTGCGCACCACTATCCTAAGCGCACTGTATATAAATCAGTTTTATGTCGCAACTAATGCAACTAGTAATAGAAGTTCTTGAGTAAGTCTTCAAATCTTCAAATTCTGCGAAACGAGAAGCTTAATTCCAGAGAAAGAGGCTTACCTGGAAGCTAGTCACCAACTAAGAGTTTGAGAATATGCATCAAAAGGGTATCATTTCCAACGTAAACCAAATGTTTCAATCTGCATCCGAATGTCCgtccaatatttttaattcaatcgcGAATATTAGAACGTATTTGAGGCAGCCTCTCTCGtcgtgtttgcgtgtgtgtgtgtgtgtgtgtgtgtgtctgtgttttggCAGATAGCACGGACGCGCGCACAAACATAACGCAGCACACAAACGGCGATTGTTTAACCTCAATTGAATCGTCGCGACCCcgcaacacacaacaaaccgaGAACTGTAGCAAGCGATCCACCAACAAATCCGTCCGTTTCGATAAGATAGAAGCCGTCTATTCTTCGTCGCAGCGTCGTAGCCCATTGCCGAGAGCGTGGCCGCGTGCGTCAGTGTGTGCGGATGGTCACTCTCACCAATAGtaggagaggaaaaaaaaaagaataacaaaagGTTCGCAAAATAaataccaccaccaacacaattGCAAACCCACACCACGCCATCAGCTGATTCGCGGAGGTAAAAAAAGATTCGGTTTATCTGTGCGGATGGAGTGCTAGAGTGCGCTGGAAGTGGGAGTTTCGGTTACGAGCGCACATTCATTGTGCAGCCGCTTTGAAAGGCAGAGGGACGTGATTCGGTGAAGCTTTAACCTACTACACCGTGCCGAAAGGGTCTTCACATTTTTCCATACTTCAGTCGCTGTTCGGAAATGTTGTCAAGTAAGCAGATAGGCTAACTTCGGTCGCGAACGACGCAATTAATCCGACCGCATCTCTCCTTCCAGAGCTTGTCGCCGAGTTCGGCGAGCTGTCGGCGTCGCAAAAGGCGCTGCTGGTGGCGGCCGGTGTCGGCGGCGTGGCGCTCCTGTCCGCCGGCGGCTTTCTGGTGAAGCGGCACATCGACAACACACCGCCGAAGCAGTGGCGCAAGGCGGGCGAGCTGACCGAGCTGTACATCTACCCGGTCAAGTCGTGTGCGCCGATCGTGCTGCAGCGGGCGGACTGTGCCGATCTGGGGCCGCAGCGGAACCTGCTGCGCGACCGCACCTTCATGGTGACCAACGCCGACGGCAAGTTCGTGACGGCGCGCATGAAGCCGAAGATGGTGCTGGTGCAGCCACGGTTCGACGAGCGGTTCGAAACCATGTACCTGACCGCGCCCGGCATGCCCGAGCTGCGGATCGAGGTGGGCGCGCTGGGCGCGGCCGACTCGACGCGCAGCACGGTCTGGGGCGAAACCGTCCCCACGGTCGACTGTGGCAGCGAGGCGGCCCGGTGGTTTTCCCGCTACCTGCTCGACAAGGAGGACGGCTACCGGCTGCGCTACTATCCGCTGAAGTATACGAGCCGCCGGCGGCACGGCGGCGACACCGGCTCGCTGCAGGACGAAACGAGCTACATGCTGTTCAACGAGGCGAGCGTCACCGATCTGAACCGGCGGCTGGAGAACAAGGTGACGGCGCTGCAGTTCCGGCCGAACTTTGTCGTGCGCGGCCCGGAACCGTACGGCGAGGACCGGTGGCGCTGGGTTCGCATCGGGGACGCCGTGTTCCGGTACGAGATGCCGTGCCTGCGGTGCATCTTCACCACGATCGATCCGGCGTCCGGCGTGGCCCATCCGGACAAGGAGCCGCTGCGTACGCTCAAGCAGTAAGTGCTAGGTGCCCCGGGGGACAAGGGTTGCATAACGACTAAAGGGTGCTTTTCGATTTCCTGCTTGCAGGTACCGCCAGCTGCCATCGTACGGAGAGTCACCCGCGTTCGGCATTCATCTCGGACTGCGCCGTGCCGGTGAGNNNNNNNNNNNNNNNNNNNNNNNNNNNNNNNNNNNNNNNNNNNNNNNNNNNNNNNNNNNNNNNNNNNNNNNNNNNNNNNNNNNNNNNNNNNNNNNNNNNNGGTTTCATTAAtttttcgttgagattcatatatcatatcatatGAATCTTAAGTGATGTGTGATTCGAATACcgaaaagattcatgaatctccaagaattcataaatctccaaggattcataaatctccaaGAATGCATGAATCTCCTATGGTTCATGAATCTAGAAAGGTAAAttaatcttcaaagattcataaattcaTATATCACCAGTAATTCATGAAATCTTTAGGGATGTGTGATTTTCAAACTAATGTATTTGCGTGATCCCACCAAGCAACAtgtccgtcgtgggttcaagcgtCGCATGGACCGcctccccgtagcaaaacaaactatccggctgcaTGATACTTGAAAAGAAGTCCCGAAGGCCTTTATAAGCGTGACCACGTAGGTTGCTACgccaagaagaaaaataatggaCAGCTCAAGctttatgaatctttggagatgtATTAATCccttgagattcatgaattcttaGAGATTCATGCATCTTTTGAGACACATGAGTCTTTGGAGATTTATGAGTCtttggagatttatgaatctttggagattcatgaGTTTTTGAGAATCATGAAGCTTTGGAAATTCATAACTATTTGAGGTTGTTATTCATGGATTCATAAATCCTTGAAACCGTTGAAgttttatgaattttaatgaatttatgaAGCTTTcagattcattaatctttgaagattAATTTATCTTTCCAGATTCATGAACCATTGGTGATTCTCGAATCGAGGattcgagattcatgaatccttggagattcgtgaatcttttgAAATTCATGAATTCTTGGAGATTGATGAAGCTTTAGAAATTCATCAATCTTTGAAGAATTGATACGAGATTTgaatcactcatcactgaagactcatatgaatgaatctccaaagattcatgaatatttggagattcacgaatctttcgagattcatgagtctttgcagattcatgaatctttgtaGAGTCATGAATATTTGGAGAGTTATGtatctttagagattcatgaaactTTGAGATCCATGAGTCTTTGCAAccgagattcagattcattgaaacatttcatgaatctgaatcagataTACCCAATActggaacaacaaaaaagacagAATTGCAGCTACAAAGATAAGCTAtcgcagacaaaaaaaacacggatGAGAGTTGAGGGGTTGCAAAACGATAAGGAGATAACAGCTAAAAGCATGACCAAGTAGTACGCAGCAAATGCATAAGATGCTTTCGATTTACCGCGCAGATGGAAAAATAAacgcgtgcgtgtgcgtgtgcgtgagtCCACCATTGATCACCCCGGAGACACGAGGACACGTTGCCGTGTGGAAAGACAAGTACAGAAAGATGGATGAGCGATAAGCGATAACAGGCTTTGGGGCGCCGTCGATCAGGTGATCCAGCGGCTGCTTACCTGGTGCACGGTTTCACGTTCTGGTAGACCGTGTCCCCGATCCGGATCCACCTCCAGTCGTCCTCCTCGAACGCGCTCGGGCCCTTCACCAGTATGTTGGCGCGGAACTGGAGCGCCGGCACCGGTTTGTCCAGCCGGGCGTTCACGTCCGCGACCGAGCCCTCCGACACGAGCATGTAGCTGGTGGCGTCGTGCAGCGCGCCCGAGTCCCGCGCCGTCAGCAGCCGGTGGATGCGGTTCTTCTCCCGCACCGGGCGGGTCGGCCGATCGAGCGGATAGTACACCAGCCGCAGGCCAAAGTCCTCGCTCAGCAGGAAGCGGGACAGCCAGCGGGCCACCTCCTCACCGCAGTCCACCGCGGTGACCGGCTGGTCCCACACCTCCGCACTGCCCGGGGCGCTGCTCTCCAGCAGCTTCCGCACGTCCACACCGATATCCATCATGCCCGGCGCCGACAGGG is a window from the Anopheles merus strain MAF chromosome X, AmerM5.1, whole genome shotgun sequence genome containing:
- the LOC121589947 gene encoding mitochondrial amidoxime-reducing component 1, which produces MLSKLVAEFGELSASQKALLVAAGVGGVALLSAGGFLVKRHIDNTPPKQWRKAGELTELYIYPVKSCAPIVLQRADCADLGPQRNLLRDRTFMVTNADGKFVTARMKPKMVLVQPRFDERFETMYLTAPGMPELRIEVGALGAADSTRSTVWGETVPTVDCGSEAARWFSRYLLDKEDGYRLRYYPLKYTSRRRHGGDTGSLQDETSYMLFNEASVTDLNRRLENKVTALQFRPNFVVRGPEPYGEDRWRWVRIGDAVFRYEMPCLRCIFTTIDPASGVAHPDKEPLRTLKQYRQLPSYGESPAFGIHLGLRRAER
- the LOC121593999 gene encoding mitochondrial amidoxime reducing component 2-like; the protein is MIDFCSIPLTFRHQRNADGLSDEMLSKLLNDGAGGKPTAGQLLAVAAGVGVATALGYGVYRLLRYRAAQQPPSEWHRVGEVSDLWIYPIKSCGAVRVRQFQCSPIGPQVGFLRDRIFMVVKSADGKFITGRSHPTLVLVQPSFDAQYERMTLSAPGMMDIGVDVRKLLESSAPGSAEVWDQPVTAVDCGEEVARWLSRFLLSEDFGLRLVYYPLDRPTRPVREKNRIHRLLTARDSGALHDATSYMLVSEGSVADVNARLDKPVPALQFRANILVKGPSAFEEDDWRWIRIGDTVYQNVKPCTR